The window ATCTATGAATGCATGGTACATGTATTTACAGTAGACTAGGTGCTTGGCACCGATGCAACTATTTTCTTATTAATTTATGACAATGGCGTGCAATGTTCTTGCCCATGcttgaaaaaaaacagagagtaGCAAATGCGGTTTGACCAAAATCAACTGAGATCCTCTAAAAGACGGTCATAATTAATCAGAGTCAACTTTTTTGTGCTTAGTACTCCTATCTACTGGTACATCTTATATATATTTCCATTTATGTGATGAAGAGCGTTGTTTGAACTTTAAGCAAACCATATATAGGTTGTTTGAAAATGCAAAAGGCAAATCATTTTGTAGTATATACTGGGGATCTTGTCCATTTCGCTTTTGGAAAGAGAAAAGCAGACTCTCTCTGCAACTCATGGACACGGCACATGCCATGACCGGAAATTCTGTGGCACAACATTTTCTCCCACTCAATGCTTGCGTCGAAACTGATAAGTGTGTTATGTTAGTTCGCATCTTGCGCCTGGGCTGACAGTCTATCCGATCCCCAAACACTACAGGATCATTAGATCATGCGGGTTGTACGTCTCTTAGCAACTATATCAAGTTGTGAAGATATCAGTCCGGATGCGCATATAGGGTATATAGCACTAGCAGTCATCGGGAGTAATTGCATACTTTGTTTCACTTTCAGTAGCGATCAACTGTCACAAGCATGATAAAAACTAAAACCAACATGAAGAAACCGAGAATCATACAACATGTTTTCTTTTGACAAAGATGACTAGCGGTGTCCATAAATTTGTTCTCATTCTCTGTTTATGGAACAACGACATCGGTTTCAATCAGAACGTCAAAGTGGACGGAACCGCTCAAATCACGTTAGCCACACTACCTGCGCCATCTAGATAGCCGCAGGAGGATATATGCACCTGTTCACCCCCAGCCCAGTCCATTATGTGGAATCTATTATACTCCATcattttcacaatgtaagactttctagcattgcccatatacatatagatgttaacatcaaaatgaatgtgggcaacgctagaaaatcttatattgtaaaacagaggaagtatcaATCAAGGAGCTAGAGTAGCCTAGCGCTATAGCTTGTATTAATAAGCAAATCCGGAGTCATCAATTGAGTAACTATTTGGTGAACTCCTTAAACTTTTCCTGGACATAGACactaaagagaaaaaaaaagatggagggcagagagagatgaagagatgaGGAGGCCCCAGCTTGTCTGGAAGAACGTACAGCTACCCTAGGTTTTGAGATGGCATCCAAGCttaacttgttttttttccctcttccaCCAAAACACACGACCCCATCACCCCCGTGGTCCTGCCCCCTCATCTTGCCGGCCCTACCATGTGCACTtgcacctcctcctcttccctcaCCTCCCCCATAAATACCCAGCCACACCGCCCGCTGCACACCGGCCATCTCCACCACGAACTCTCCaagctcttcttcctcctgagCACTCTAGCTTCACTGCATTGCTTTGCAGCAGCAacagaaacagagagagagaaatacaCTAGCTGATTGATCCAGTGGAATTTGGTAGCTGTGATGGCGAAGAAGatcgcgccggcggccaaccTGAAGCAGATCCTGAGGAGGTGCTCGAGCCTTGggaggaggcagcagcagcagggcgcGGTGCCGAGGGGCCACTTCCCGGTGTACGTCGGCGAGAGCCGGTGCCGGTACGTGGTGCCCATCGCCTGCCTGGAGCACCCGGACTTCCTGCTGCTGCTTCGGAAGGCCGAGGAGGAGTTCGGCTTCGAGCACGACGCCGCCATCACGCTTCCCTGCCACGAGGCCGACTTTGaagccctcctcgccgccctgaCTGCCTGAGTGACCGTTCAATCGATGAGGCGATCGACCACTTAcccggccgtcgtcgttggtGGCTGCCGCTTCCGGCGCACGGTGCTGCAGCAGCTGCCCGGTCGCTCGGCCGGGGCACCAGAGATGCACGCACACGCAGTGGCAGTACGGCTGGCATTGGTTGGAGCTTGGTTGTGTAGTGTAGACCGGAAATGCAAACATGGGAGTTCCGGCCGGAAACCGATCAATCACCGGGCGGGTAGACTCTGCTTCAGCTGCCCGGTGGCCGGTGGGGGTTCCGGGCTTCTTGCTCGTGGGATTCTTTCACGAATTCTTGCCGGTTCATGCAGCAAAATTTGCTGCTTTTAGCTAGCTATCTAGCTTAGTGTACGTACGCGCGTATGTATATAATGCGGAGACCAATTGATTGATTTGTTCCTCGAATGGTTTTGATCAAATGAAGGAGAACACCATTGCTCACCTCAGGCGCGCACTGCCTGATGTGACCTTCTTGATAAAACTTGATGATGATTGGCATATCTCGACTAGCTACAGCGCCTACAGCTAGTCAGGGGCGTATAATGGGAATTAACTTGACAAGAAAGATGTGCTCTTGATAAAACAGCAGACTGAAATGCAGACTGCACCTACCGTGCACGAGAGAGGTTTGAATTTAATCTCCATTACAGTGCTATTTGGTAGGTTTCAATCATGGACACCCCTTCCAGAGTTCATTAGTAGGGACACCCATGGAAAAGTAGAAATGGCGTACGGGCGATAGATTCACAATCTCACTGGATGCTGCTGGTATCTGCTTTTCAAGCTAGCTCCTCACTACCGTCGCCTTTACATTATACTCTTGGATGACTCTGTGGTTGGCGTAGATATGGGTGTCTTGCAATTTGTCCCCTAACAGTTCGAGTCGTACGTGCGTGTGCGCGACCATGTACGTCTCCACCAGGCCACCACCAAATGGCCAATAAGTTTGGTTCACGGTCAAGGTTGAATGGGATATGGCGATCcatattttgttggatatggcgatccagttttttgtttggttaggTGAATATCGATAAAACTGTTTGGTTGTAGTGATGAAGGTGGATTTGGTGATCCAATTTTTTTGTTTAGTTGGGCGGAGTAGGTGGATGAGCAGATGTGGTCACCTCTCACTGTAGAGAGGGTGAGTATACCCCCATCAAATTCATATATACTACAAATCacaaattcatatatatatatatatatatatatatatatatatatctatatatatatatatctatatatatagagaaaaaaaagaaaaaaaacaaagaaataggaaaataaaaaggtCTTCGGCGCTCACATCAGGCGCctccgccgagctcgccgctcccgtcgccgccAATCTCGCATCCGGCGCCGCCACGAAgctcgcctcccgccgccgacgagctcgcatccggcgccgcggccgagcgcgcctcccgccgccgccgccgacgagctcgcaTCCGGCGCCGCGGCCGAGCGCGCAtctggcgccgccaccgccactcgcaccagccgccgccgccgctcgcaacagccgccgccgagctcccgctggtcgccgccctcgccgtcgctctTTCTTGGAGAGGAGTGATGCGACTGCCTTGGTCGCTCGCCCCGCGCTCGGGCGGCTGCATCCGGCCAATTCGGCCGGATCCCCTCATCCGGCATCTGGGGGGAATATTCCTCCCCGGGCCGCTCCATCCCACCCCTGCCCAGGAACCAAACACCCACAAAAAATGGGCCGCCATGTCCTATCCACCTatatccctccatccaaacacacCACTAGGCAAAGGTTATGCTTGTCAATGAAGCTCGCAAACAAAATTAATGCTCtatctgtttcttttttatttcaagTAGCATTATGGTCTTGTATATTGCGCGGCTAGaatcattatattttttctcacataatagcatatatatttttatttttgtattattaaaatatattaaaatgacaacataattttcaaTTCTGTTCTGACCTGGCCAAACTATTCGATACGTGATATTTATAGTGTATTGTATATACGcgataattaataattattttttgatttctaattttaattattttttattatatttctGTATGGACTCTAAATTACTTATCTTTCAACAGttcttatttttataatttcaaattttctttatttataaattttgttcCTATATGGTCTCTAAACCCTTCTTTccatatttcttatttttaaatttcaaatttcagttatttaaaaattgtatttctatataaactctaGACTTCTCTTTCAACactccttttaaaaaaaatttgaatttccgTTATTTGTATTGCTATATGGACTacactcttcttttaatatttctcttttttttatttctagtttcatttatttataaattatattcctatatggaatctagaattttttttaatattcgttatgttttaattctaaattttcgttatttctaaattgtatccCTATATGGACTATAGACTCTTCTTACAGTATTCCTTTTCTAATTCCTTTATTGCAGGAGTATTACTATAAGGTTTCTAGCATCTTCTTCCAAtatccttttttaaaaattttgattttagaTATTTCTAAATAGTATTTCTACGTGGACTCTAAGCTCTACTCtttgttttcttatttttttaattttgaatttcagttagtTCTAAATGAACAATTGTTACATGGATCGACTAGCCTAGGCTGTAGGAGATATGCGAAATATATACTACTCATAGAACACATATCCAATAAATGAATACACATACTAtgagcataaataaataaataaataataagatAATTCCATTAATTCAAGGGGCAAATGCTATTTGACCCTAAGgagcttttaactatttgccactcttacaaatgttgcttaacgatttgccactaggcccacatgtcatatacacatgAGAGCCCACATGTAATTGATAGAGTATGGTAAATCGTTAATTGCCATGTCACAAgaatggcaaatagttaaattttgcCCAACTATTAAATTGACCCTATTTTTTTTAAGGGGCAATTGCATCTGTGCCCCTACTTTGAAAGCCAATTGCTGTTTTGCCCCCACTTTTAGGGTTTGCATTTTTACCCCCACTTTTTAAATCTGAAGTAGCCTTCTACCCCCACTTGTGACAACTGtttggtgggtcccacattttgtgttaaagaaataaaaacaaaataaaaaaaggttttAGAAATTATGTAATGACATTTGTACCCCTGAGGGAAAGGGAATGGATAGGGTTCTTCCCGTGCGTCTCCGTGAGTCGGGTCGaaatcctagctagctagcgcgggggcggcggcgcggcacggaggcggcggcggcggcggcggcggccgcgcgaggAGGCCGCGGCCACGCGGGCGTGCGCCGGCGCCCGCTCGCAGGAGGTCCACAGCCGGCAGCCGCTGCTCTTCCACGTGGAGGCGGCCTCTCACAGCCGAGGGCAAGACAAGGCAGAAAAGGGAAAGTTGTTGGCCGCATGCTTGCGCCGTGCATCATGTACGCGACGGGGAGGGTGTCCGCCCCCACCGGCGGCTGCTGCGACGGGGTCAGGACCCtcaactccgccgccgccgaccaccagACCACCTGCGCCTGCATCAAGCAGCAGACGAGCGGCATGGGCGGCCTGAGgcccgacctcgtcgccggcatcCCCTCCAAGTGCGGCGTCAACATCCCCTACGCCATCAGCCCTTCCACCGACTGCTCCAGGTAATTCATTTGCCATCAATAACGGTTTTGATCTGTGTTATTAGCTGCAGCTTTTGTTAATTTGCCTATGTGTTGTGCATTCGCATGCAGGGTGCACTGAGTGGATCAAAGTCGTCAAGTGATGCGACAATGATAAAGGagagatcgatccatcgatctgCAGCTCTCATTTTGCGGTTGCTATCTGCATTTGTCGTCAGAGATGGAGCTATAGAAATGCATGATGCTCCTCCGTTCTGTTATTTCCTGCTTACATTCTGCTTCGTTAATTGCGGTTTGTTGCTCTATGCAATGAAGAACTGGACACAGAGCGATCAACAATTAACAAAAAAATCTAGGGTACATGGgctgttgtatttttttttggaacaattCACAACTCTGTTGTATTATCCATGTACAACTAAATGTGGCGTTGATGTGTAGTTTAGAGGGTTCAGAGTGAATGCATAGGCCGTTCAAAGCCTCACATTATAACACTCACACAAGCTGAAAAAAAATGAGGGCAAAATCACACAAAGCTAAAAAAAATGGAGGCAAAACTACAATAACCACCAAGGGTATATATGTCTTTTTCTCTACAACTGACACCGTTAGTTGTGGCGGTTAGAAATGAGGGTACACAGCTGCTTCAGATTCAAAAAGTGGGGGTAAAAATACAAACTCTAAAATATGGGGTAAAACAGCAATTGGTTTTAAAAGTGGGGGCATGGATACAAttgcccctttttttttaactttgctCATTTGACCCCGCTTTTTAAAATCAAAGCCACCATCTGAGCCTCTTTTTAATAGTCCGTTAGTGTCTTAGTtagcaaaatgaaaaaaaataaaattgctaGTATGAACTGACCAATATACCCCTGATTATAAATAATAACCTTATCCAAGTTACAAATCAAGAGTCTTCACCCACACATCTCGGTGGCACGGCTGGGCGCAtggaggaaggaggagcggcgggcggcggcgtcagcgagCGAAGGGAGGGACGGCGATGGGCGCGCGCGCTTGGAGTAGCAGCAGCGACTGCTGCCAAGCGGAGGGAGGGAGCCAGGGAGGGGCGGCGGTCCGCGCAGGGAGGAGGACTGCCAGCGCTGGCGCgcagaggggaggcggcgcctGTGTGTGGAGGAGCAGCGGCGTCGGCTGCTGCCGCgcggagggaggggcggcgtcGGCACGCG of the Oryza sativa Japonica Group chromosome 2, ASM3414082v1 genome contains:
- the LOC4329252 gene encoding protein SMALL AUXIN UP-REGULATED RNA 16, producing the protein MAKKIAPAANLKQILRRCSSLGRRQQQQGAVPRGHFPVYVGESRCRYVVPIACLEHPDFLLLLRKAEEEFGFEHDAAITLPCHEADFEALLAALTA
- the LOC107278202 gene encoding non-specific lipid-transfer protein 4; the encoded protein is MLAPCIMYATGRVSAPTGGCCDGVRTLNSAAADHQTTCACIKQQTSGMGGLRPDLVAGIPSKCGVNIPYAISPSTDCSRVH